A genome region from Megalobrama amblycephala isolate DHTTF-2021 linkage group LG16, ASM1881202v1, whole genome shotgun sequence includes the following:
- the LOC125248613 gene encoding gastrula zinc finger protein XlCGF7.1-like isoform X7, giving the protein MEFIKEEIEDMSDPEPSRIKHEDTEEQIDWMEVKQQRQDLNEAEEESHIFTTQGTIAKMLHTCSQCGKSFSHKGNLNKHLRIHTREKPFTCTQCGKSFSHKGNLNRHIRIHTGEKPFTCTQCGKSFTRTSGLSHHLRIHSGEKTFNCDQCGKKFILSSHLKNHLKIHADEKPYVCSLCEKSFSWLVSFKLHQKTHNEVRDHVCFECGKSFTTIAQLKRHQIIHTGERPYKCSYCDKSFSLSGNLKVHERVHTGEKPFICHQCGIGFAHKDNLKKHIRIHTGEKPFACHHCGKRFIQKPHLIKHMYSH; this is encoded by the exons atggagtttattaaagaggagattgaagacatgagtgatccagaaccatccagaataaaacatgaagacaCTGAGGAACAAATAG aCTGGATGGAAGTGAAGCAGCAAAGACAAGACCTGAATGAAGCAGAGGAGGAAAGTCATATCTTTACAACTCAAGGAACAATAGCCAAAATGCTGCAcacctgctctcagtgtggaaagagtttcagtcacaAAGGAAACCTTAACAAACATTTAAGAATTCACACTAGAGAAAAACCgtttacatgcactcagtgtggaaagagtttcagtcacaAAGGAAACCTTAACAGACACATAAGAATTCACACGGGAGAAAAACCAtttacatgcactcagtgtggaaagagttttactcGTACGTCAGGTCTCAGTCATCATCTGCGCATTCACTctggagaaaaaacatttaactgtgatcagtgtggtaaaaagtttattttgtcaTCACATCTAAAAAACCACCTGAAAATTCATGCAGATGAGAAGCCTTATGTGTGTTCTCTTTGTGAAAAGAGTTTTTCATGGCTGGTGAGTTTTAAACTTCACCAGAAAACACATAATGAAGTGAGAGATCatgtgtgctttgagtgtgggaagagctttactACAATTGCCCAACTGAAACGACACCAAATAATTCATACCGGAGAAAGACCTTACAAGTGCTCATATTGTGACAAGAGTTTCAGTTTGTCTGGAAATCTGAAAGTGCATGagcgagttcatactggagagaaacctttcataTGTCATCAGTGTGGAATTGGTTTTGCACATAAGGACAATCTGAAGAAACAcataagaattcacactggagaaaagccatttGCTTGCCATCACTGTGGGAAAAGGTTCATACAAAAACCACATCTTATCAAGCACATGTATTCACACTAG
- the LOC125248613 gene encoding gastrula zinc finger protein XlCGF7.1-like isoform X6, whose amino-acid sequence MEFIKEEIEDMSDPEPSRIKHEDTEEQIDWMEVKQQRQDLNEAEEESHIFTTQGTIAKMLHTCSQCGKSFSHKGNLNKHLRIHTREKPFTCTQCGKSFSHKGNLNRHIRIHTGEKPFTCTQCGKSFTRTSGLSHHLRIHSGEKTFNCDQCGKKFILSSHLKNHLKIHADEKPYVCSLCEKSFSWLVSFKLHQKTHNEVRDHVCFECGKSFTTIAQLKRHQIIHTGERPYKCSYCDKSFSLSGNLKVHERVHTGEKPFICHQCGIGFAHKDNLKKHIRIHTGEKPFACHHCGKRFIQKPHLIKHMYSH is encoded by the exons atggagtttattaaagaggagattgaagacatgagtgatccagaaccatccagaataaaacatgaagatactgaggaacaaatag aCTGGATGGAAGTGAAGCAGCAAAGACAAGACCTGAATGAAGCAGAGGAGGAAAGTCATATCTTTACAACTCAAGGAACAATAGCCAAAATGCTGCAcacctgctctcagtgtggaaagagtttcagtcacaAAGGAAACCTTAACAAACATTTAAGAATTCACACTAGAGAAAAACCgtttacatgcactcagtgtggaaagagtttcagtcacaAAGGAAACCTTAACAGACACATAAGAATTCACACGGGAGAAAAACCAtttacatgcactcagtgtggaaagagttttactcGTACGTCAGGTCTCAGTCATCATCTGCGCATTCACTctggagaaaaaacatttaactgtgatcagtgtggtaaaaagtttattttgtcaTCACATCTAAAAAACCACCTGAAAATTCATGCAGATGAGAAGCCTTATGTGTGTTCTCTTTGTGAAAAGAGTTTTTCATGGCTGGTGAGTTTTAAACTTCACCAGAAAACACATAATGAAGTGAGAGATCatgtgtgctttgagtgtgggaagagctttactACAATTGCCCAACTGAAACGACACCAAATAATTCATACCGGAGAAAGACCTTACAAGTGCTCATATTGTGACAAGAGTTTCAGTTTGTCTGGAAATCTGAAAGTGCATGagcgagttcatactggagagaaacctttcataTGTCATCAGTGTGGAATTGGTTTTGCACATAAGGACAATCTGAAGAAACAcataagaattcacactggagaaaagccatttGCTTGCCATCACTGTGGGAAAAGGTTCATACAAAAACCACATCTTATCAAGCACATGTATTCACACTAG
- the LOC125248613 gene encoding gastrula zinc finger protein XlCGF57.1-like isoform X3 has product MEFIKEEIEDMSDPEPSRIKHEDTEEQIDWIEVNQQRKDLNEVEEESRTFTTEGTKAKNLHTCSQCGKSFTQKRNLNKHLRIHSGEKPFTCTQCGKSFSQASGLSVHLLCHSGEKSFKCDQCGKKFISPSHLKQHLKVHSVEKPHSCSLCGKSFSRLDHFKLHQKTHNEVRDHVCFECGESFTRDDHLKQHQRIHTGERPYKCSYCDKSYTVSGNLKVHERVHTGEKPFICHQCGIGFAHKDSLKKHTRIHTGEKPFACIQCGKSFIQKTHLIKHISIHTKQKLYTCSQCGWNFTLEHKLKIHLRVCTGAKPHTCPQCGKSFAHKSSLNCHLRVHSGERPFKCSHCDKSFTRSGTLKKHERLHCKTTIDC; this is encoded by the exons atggagtttattaaagaggagattgaagacatgagtgatccagaaccatccagaataaaacatgaagacaCTGAGGAACAAATAG acTGGATAGAAGTGAATCAGCAAAGAAAAGACCTGAATGAAGTGGAGGAGGAAAGTCGTACCTTCACAACTGAAGGTACAAAAGCCAAAAATCTGCAcacctgctctcagtgtggaaagagtttcacacaaaaaagaaaCCTTAACAAACACTTAAGAATTCACTCTGGAGAAAAACCgtttacatgcactcagtgtggaaagagtttttctcaAGCATCAGGTCTCAGTGTCCATCTGCTCTGTCACTCTGGAGAAAAATCATTcaagtgtgatcagtgtggtaaaAAGTTTATTTCACCATCACATCTAAAACAACACCTGAAAGTTCATTCAGTTGAGAAGCCTCACTCGTGTTCtctctgtggaaagagtttttcaagGCTGGATCATTTTAAACTGCACCAGAAAACACATAATGAAGTGAGAGATCatgtgtgctttgagtgtggGGAGAGCTTTACTAGAGATGACCATCTGAAACAGCAccaaagaattcatactggagaaagacCTTACAAGTGCTCATATTGTGACAAGAGTTACACTGTGTCTGGAAATCTGAAAGTGCACGagcgagttcatactggagagaaacctttcataTGTCATCAGTGTGGAATTGGTTTTGCACATAAGGACAGTCTGAAGAAACACacaagaattcacactggagaaaagccatttGCTTGCattcagtgtggaaaaagtttcataCAAAAAACACATCTTATCAAGCACATAAGTATTCACACTAAACAAAAGCTTTACACTTGCTCTCAGTGCGGATGGAACTTCACCCTTGAACACAAACTTAAGATACACCTACGTGTTTGTACTGGAGCAAAACCGCACACCtgtcctcagtgtggaaagagtttcgcGCATAAATCAAGTCTCAATTGTCACCTGCGTGTTCACTCTGGAGAAAGACCTTttaagtgttcacactgtgataAGAGTTTCACTCGGTCAGGAACCTTAAAAAAACATGAGCGACTTCATTGCAAAACCACCATAGACTGTTGA
- the LOC125248613 gene encoding gastrula zinc finger protein XlCGF57.1-like isoform X2 — protein MLIKTVYKLSLNVKEEDGRPKTKEQEKSKQKQLKSVCRNIVKMEFIKEEIEDMSDLEPSRIKHEDTEEQIDWIEVNQQRKDLNEVEEESRTFTTEGTKAKNLHTCSQCGKSFTQKRNLNKHLRIHSGEKPFTCTQCGKSFSQASGLSVHLLCHSGEKSFKCDQCGKKFISPSHLKQHLKVHSVEKPHSCSLCGKSFSRLDHFKLHQKTHNEVRDHVCFECGESFTRDDHLKQHQRIHTGERPYKCSYCDKSYTVSGNLKVHERVHTGEKPFICHQCGIGFAHKDSLKKHTRIHTGEKPFACIQCGKSFIQKTHLIKHISIHTKQKLYTCSQCGWNFTLEHKLKIHLRVCTGAKPHTCPQCGKSFAHKSSLNCHLRVHSGERPFKCSHCDKSFTRSGTLKKHERLHCKTTIDC, from the exons ATGCTCATTAAAACAGTTTACAAACTATCATTAAATGTAAAAGAAGAAGATGGTCGTCCTAAAACGAAAGAACAGGAGAAATCCAAGCAGAAACAGCTGAAGTCTGTGTGCCGTAATATagtaaagatggagtttattaaagaggagattgaAGACATGAGTGATCTAGAACCAtccagaataaaacatgaagatactgaggaacaaatag acTGGATAGAAGTGAATCAGCAAAGAAAAGACCTGAATGAAGTGGAGGAGGAAAGTCGTACCTTCACAACTGAAGGTACAAAAGCCAAAAATCTGCAcacctgctctcagtgtggaaagagtttcacacaaaaaagaaaCCTTAACAAACACTTAAGAATTCACTCTGGAGAAAAACCgtttacatgcactcagtgtggaaagagtttttctcaAGCATCAGGTCTCAGTGTCCATCTGCTCTGTCACTCTGGAGAAAAATCATTcaagtgtgatcagtgtggtaaaAAGTTTATTTCACCATCACATCTAAAACAACACCTGAAAGTTCATTCAGTTGAGAAGCCTCACTCGTGTTCtctctgtggaaagagtttttcaagGCTGGATCATTTTAAACTGCACCAGAAAACACATAATGAAGTGAGAGATCatgtgtgctttgagtgtggGGAGAGCTTTACTAGAGATGACCATCTGAAACAGCAccaaagaattcatactggagaaagacCTTACAAGTGCTCATATTGTGACAAGAGTTACACTGTGTCTGGAAATCTGAAAGTGCACGagcgagttcatactggagagaaacctttcataTGTCATCAGTGTGGAATTGGTTTTGCACATAAGGACAGTCTGAAGAAACACacaagaattcacactggagaaaagccatttGCTTGCattcagtgtggaaaaagtttcataCAAAAAACACATCTTATCAAGCACATAAGTATTCACACTAAACAAAAGCTTTACACTTGCTCTCAGTGCGGATGGAACTTCACCCTTGAACACAAACTTAAGATACACCTACGTGTTTGTACTGGAGCAAAACCGCACACCtgtcctcagtgtggaaagagtttcgcGCATAAATCAAGTCTCAATTGTCACCTGCGTGTTCACTCTGGAGAAAGACCTTttaagtgttcacactgtgataAGAGTTTCACTCGGTCAGGAACCTTAAAAAAACATGAGCGACTTCATTGCAAAACCACCATAGACTGTTGA
- the LOC125248613 gene encoding gastrula zinc finger protein XlCGF57.1-like isoform X4: MEFIKQEIEDTSDPEPSRIKHEDTEEQIDWIEVNQQRKDLNEVEEESRTFTTEGTKAKNLHTCSQCGKSFTQKRNLNKHLRIHSGEKPFTCTQCGKSFSQASGLSVHLLCHSGEKSFKCDQCGKKFISPSHLKQHLKVHSVEKPHSCSLCGKSFSRLDHFKLHQKTHNEVRDHVCFECGESFTRDDHLKQHQRIHTGERPYKCSYCDKSYTVSGNLKVHERVHTGEKPFICHQCGIGFAHKDSLKKHTRIHTGEKPFACIQCGKSFIQKTHLIKHISIHTKQKLYTCSQCGWNFTLEHKLKIHLRVCTGAKPHTCPQCGKSFAHKSSLNCHLRVHSGERPFKCSHCDKSFTRSGTLKKHERLHCKTTIDC, from the coding sequence acTGGATAGAAGTGAATCAGCAAAGAAAAGACCTGAATGAAGTGGAGGAGGAAAGTCGTACCTTCACAACTGAAGGTACAAAAGCCAAAAATCTGCAcacctgctctcagtgtggaaagagtttcacacaaaaaagaaaCCTTAACAAACACTTAAGAATTCACTCTGGAGAAAAACCgtttacatgcactcagtgtggaaagagtttttctcaAGCATCAGGTCTCAGTGTCCATCTGCTCTGTCACTCTGGAGAAAAATCATTcaagtgtgatcagtgtggtaaaAAGTTTATTTCACCATCACATCTAAAACAACACCTGAAAGTTCATTCAGTTGAGAAGCCTCACTCGTGTTCtctctgtggaaagagtttttcaagGCTGGATCATTTTAAACTGCACCAGAAAACACATAATGAAGTGAGAGATCatgtgtgctttgagtgtggGGAGAGCTTTACTAGAGATGACCATCTGAAACAGCAccaaagaattcatactggagaaagacCTTACAAGTGCTCATATTGTGACAAGAGTTACACTGTGTCTGGAAATCTGAAAGTGCACGagcgagttcatactggagagaaacctttcataTGTCATCAGTGTGGAATTGGTTTTGCACATAAGGACAGTCTGAAGAAACACacaagaattcacactggagaaaagccatttGCTTGCattcagtgtggaaaaagtttcataCAAAAAACACATCTTATCAAGCACATAAGTATTCACACTAAACAAAAGCTTTACACTTGCTCTCAGTGCGGATGGAACTTCACCCTTGAACACAAACTTAAGATACACCTACGTGTTTGTACTGGAGCAAAACCGCACACCtgtcctcagtgtggaaagagtttcgcGCATAAATCAAGTCTCAATTGTCACCTGCGTGTTCACTCTGGAGAAAGACCTTttaagtgttcacactgtgataAGAGTTTCACTCGGTCAGGAACCTTAAAAAAACATGAGCGACTTCATTGCAAAACCACCATAGACTGTTGA
- the LOC125248613 gene encoding gastrula zinc finger protein XlCGF7.1-like isoform X8 translates to MLIKTVYKLSLNVKEEDGRPKTKEQEKSKQKQLKSVCRNIVKMEFIKEEIEDMSDLEPSRIKHEDTEEQIDWMEVKQQKHEINEAEEISTFTSQGTKPKKLHTCSQCGKSFTKKENLKSHIRVHTGVKPYTCTQCGKSFSQASGLSVHLIRHTGEKTFNCDHCGKDFISSSHLKSHLKVHSDEKPYVCSLCGKSFSRLEMLKLHQKTHNEVRDHVCCDCEKSFTTAAQLKRHQRTHTGERPYKCSYCDKSFARSESLKTHERLHTGEKPFRCHQCGICFAQKDSLNKHMIIHTGEKPV, encoded by the exons ATGCTCATTAAAACAGTTTACAAACTATCATTAAATGTAAAAGAAGAAGATGGTCGTCCTAAAACGAAAGAACAGGAGAAATCCAAGCAGAAACAGCTGAAGTCTGTGTGCCGTAATATagtaaagatggagtttattaaagaggagattgaAGACATGAGTGATCTAGAACCAtccagaataaaacatgaagatactgaggaacaaatag ACTGGATGGAAGTGAAGCAGCAAAAACATGAAATCAATGAAGCAGAGGAAATTAGTACCTTCACATCTCAAGGAACAAAACCTAAAAAGCTGCAcacctgctctcagtgtggaaagagtttcacaaaaaaagaaaaccttaaATCACACataagagttcacactggagtgAAACCCtatacatgcactcagtgtggaaagagtttttctcaAGCATCAGGTCTTAGTGTTCATCTGATTcgtcacactggagaaaaaacatttaactgTGATCACTGTGGTAAGGATTTTATTTCATCATCACATCTAAAAAGTCACCTAAAAGTTCATTCAGATGAGAAGCCTTATGTGTGCTCtctctgtggaaagagtttttcaaggctggaaatgttgaaattgcacCAGAAAACTCATAATGAAGTGAGAGATCATGTGTGTTGTGACTGTGAGAAGAGCTTTACTACAGCTGCCCAACTGAAACGACACCAAAGAACTCATACTGGAGAAAGACCTTACAAGTGCTCATATTGTGACAAGAGTTTCGCTCGTTCTGAAAGCCTGAAAACACATGAGCGacttcatactggagagaaacctttcagaTGTCATCAGTGTGGAATTTGCTTTGCACAGAAGGACAGTCTTAACAAACATATgataattcacactggagagaaaccagtATGA
- the LOC125248613 gene encoding oocyte zinc finger protein XlCOF26-like isoform X9 → MLIKTVYKLSLNVKEEDGRPKTKEQEKSKQKQLKSVCRNIVKMEFIKEEIEDMSDLEPSRIKHEDTEEQIDWMEVKQQKHEINEAEEISTFTSQGTKPKKLHTCSQCGKSFTKKENLKSHIRVHTGVKPYTCTQCGKSFSQASGLSVHLIRHTGEKTFNCDHCEFFKAGNVEIAPENS, encoded by the exons ATGCTCATTAAAACAGTTTACAAACTATCATTAAATGTAAAAGAAGAAGATGGTCGTCCTAAAACGAAAGAACAGGAGAAATCCAAGCAGAAACAGCTGAAGTCTGTGTGCCGTAATATagtaaagatggagtttattaaagaggagattgaAGACATGAGTGATCTAGAACCAtccagaataaaacatgaagatactgaggaacaaatag ACTGGATGGAAGTGAAGCAGCAAAAACATGAAATCAATGAAGCAGAGGAAATTAGTACCTTCACATCTCAAGGAACAAAACCTAAAAAGCTGCAcacctgctctcagtgtggaaagagtttcacaaaaaaagaaaaccttaaATCACACataagagttcacactggagtgAAACCCtatacatgcactcagtgtggaaagagtttttctcaAGCATCAGGTCTTAGTGTTCATCTGATTcgtcacactggagaaaaaacatttaactgTGATCACTGTG agtttttcaaggctggaaatgttgaaattgcacCAGAAAACTCATAA